One region of Syntrophobacter fumaroxidans MPOB genomic DNA includes:
- the ltrA gene encoding group II intron reverse transcriptase/maturase, which yields MRNGDADSRTGTPGTSSGGSGGNPQGPVACASSLAARRDDSRQRTMQLMEAVVERENMFGALRQVEANKGSAGVDGVSVDALRACLREHWPRIKEELLEGRYQPQPVRKVEIPKPGGKGMRQLGIPTVMDRLIQQALNQVMQPIFDPDFSESSYGFRPGRSAHQAVLRAREYAATDRRWVVDMDLEKFFDRVNHDILMARLARKIADRRVLQLIRRYLQAGSMVGGVVSPRTEGTPQGGPLSPLLSNILLDDLDKELEQRGHAFCRYADDCNIYVKSRRAGQRVLESLTRFLANRLKLKVNVDKSAVARPWVRKFLGYSMTFHKRPRLRVAPAVVDRMKAKLREQFRMGRGRNIRRVIEELTPVLRGWVNYFRLSEVKGNFEELDEWIRRKFRCIIWRQWKRTYTRAKNMMKCGLGEERAWRSAKNQRGPWWNSGASHMNQCFPKRFFERLGLVSLLSQLRRLQCTS from the coding sequence ATGAGGAATGGAGACGCGGACAGCCGGACTGGGACGCCCGGCACATCTTCGGGGGGGAGCGGAGGGAATCCGCAAGGACCCGTTGCTTGTGCGTCAAGCCTCGCGGCAAGGAGAGATGACTCCCGCCAGAGGACAATGCAGTTGATGGAGGCGGTGGTCGAACGCGAGAACATGTTTGGAGCGCTTCGCCAGGTGGAGGCGAATAAAGGTTCGGCGGGCGTGGACGGAGTAAGCGTTGATGCCCTCAGAGCCTGCCTTCGTGAACACTGGCCGCGCATCAAGGAAGAACTGCTTGAGGGCAGGTACCAACCGCAACCCGTGCGAAAGGTGGAAATACCCAAGCCGGGCGGGAAGGGAATGCGACAATTGGGCATTCCAACGGTGATGGACCGGCTCATACAGCAGGCGCTCAATCAGGTAATGCAACCCATCTTCGACCCGGACTTTTCCGAGTCGAGCTACGGATTCCGACCCGGTCGCAGTGCGCACCAGGCCGTGCTCAGAGCACGGGAATATGCCGCAACAGACCGGCGGTGGGTCGTGGACATGGACCTGGAGAAGTTCTTTGACCGCGTCAATCACGATATCCTGATGGCGCGGCTCGCCCGCAAAATAGCGGATAGGAGAGTTCTTCAACTCATCCGTCGCTATCTTCAGGCAGGGTCGATGGTCGGAGGTGTCGTATCGCCCCGAACGGAGGGAACCCCACAGGGGGGACCACTCTCACCACTTCTTTCCAACATCTTGCTTGATGACTTGGATAAAGAACTGGAGCAAAGGGGCCATGCGTTTTGTCGGTACGCTGACGACTGCAACATCTATGTAAAGTCAAGGCGCGCAGGGCAAAGGGTACTGGAAAGTCTCACCCGGTTTCTTGCCAACAGACTGAAGCTCAAGGTCAACGTGGACAAGAGCGCGGTAGCGCGTCCGTGGGTCCGCAAGTTCCTGGGCTACAGCATGACGTTCCATAAACGGCCAAGGCTGAGAGTGGCCCCCGCCGTGGTGGATCGCATGAAAGCGAAGCTAAGGGAACAGTTTCGGATGGGCCGAGGACGCAATATCCGCCGCGTTATCGAAGAGCTGACACCTGTTTTACGAGGTTGGGTGAACTATTTCCGGCTGTCCGAGGTGAAGGGAAATTTCGAGGAGCTCGATGAATGGATACGCCGCAAGTTTCGGTGCATCATCTGGCGACAGTGGAAAAGGACCTACACTCGGGCAAAGAACATGATGAAGTGCGGTTTGGGGGAAGAGAGGGCTTGGCGATCAGCCAAGAATCAGAGAGGCCCCTGGTGGAACTCCGGAGCCTCACACATGAACCAATGTTTCCCCAAACGCTTCTTTGAACGACTTGGACTCGTGTCACTGCTAAGTCAGCTACGAAGACTTCAATGTACTTCATGA
- the cobA gene encoding uroporphyrinogen-III C-methyltransferase, with product MSKGKAYLVGAGPGDPGLLTLRGREVLEKAEVVIYDYLANEEFLKYAPPDAEKIYVGKKGGDHTLSQDGINALLVAKARDRVVVRLKGGDPFVFGRGGEEAQVLVEAGIPFEVVPGVTAAVSVPAYAGIPLSHRDHTASMAFVTGHEREDKGDSKIAWDKLATGVGTLVFFMGVKNLPEICRSLIAHGRPARTPVAVIRWGTTPDQQTVTGTLENIVERVREAQLKPPAITVVGDVVNLRGELNWFENRPLFGRRIVVTRAREQASDFKGMLTELGAHCIEFPTIAIEPPPSWRELDEAIRRLASYDWAIFTSVNGVRFFMERLRALGLDVRELKGVRLAAIGPKTAEALEKTGLRVDLVPSEYRAESILDSLGDADLRERRFLIPRAMVARDILPETLRAKGALVEVVPAYRTVIPRERGPEIAERFRKAEIHCLTFTSSSTVSNFFSLFDRGEILPLLEGVAIACIGPVTAQTAVKHGLKVHIMPAEYTIPGLANAICSHFEAKRPEKPVPGEDPVD from the coding sequence GTGTCCAAAGGCAAAGCCTACCTGGTTGGAGCGGGTCCCGGCGATCCCGGGCTGTTGACCCTTCGCGGCCGTGAAGTCCTGGAGAAAGCCGAAGTGGTCATCTATGACTACCTTGCGAACGAGGAGTTCCTGAAATACGCTCCCCCCGATGCCGAGAAGATCTATGTGGGCAAGAAAGGCGGCGACCATACCCTGAGCCAGGACGGCATCAATGCGCTGCTGGTCGCCAAGGCGCGCGACCGGGTGGTGGTCCGCCTCAAAGGCGGAGACCCCTTCGTGTTCGGACGTGGTGGAGAGGAAGCTCAAGTCCTGGTCGAGGCGGGTATCCCGTTCGAGGTGGTGCCCGGCGTAACGGCCGCCGTCTCGGTGCCGGCCTATGCGGGCATCCCCCTTTCCCATCGAGACCACACGGCGAGCATGGCCTTCGTCACCGGCCATGAACGGGAGGACAAAGGCGATTCCAAAATCGCCTGGGACAAGCTTGCCACCGGTGTCGGCACCCTGGTGTTTTTCATGGGCGTGAAGAACTTGCCGGAAATCTGCCGAAGTCTGATCGCGCACGGCAGACCGGCACGGACGCCGGTGGCCGTCATTCGCTGGGGAACGACACCCGACCAGCAGACGGTGACCGGAACACTCGAAAACATTGTGGAAAGGGTCCGGGAAGCTCAGCTCAAACCGCCGGCGATCACCGTCGTGGGCGACGTGGTGAATCTGCGCGGCGAGCTGAACTGGTTCGAGAATCGTCCACTGTTCGGCAGGCGCATCGTGGTGACCCGTGCACGCGAACAGGCGAGCGATTTCAAAGGCATGTTGACCGAACTGGGCGCACACTGTATCGAGTTTCCGACCATCGCCATCGAACCGCCTCCATCCTGGCGGGAGCTCGATGAAGCCATCCGGCGGCTGGCATCCTATGACTGGGCGATTTTCACCAGCGTGAACGGCGTCCGGTTTTTCATGGAAAGGCTGCGGGCACTGGGGCTGGACGTTCGCGAACTGAAGGGTGTCCGTCTGGCGGCCATCGGCCCGAAGACGGCTGAAGCTCTGGAGAAAACGGGCCTGAGAGTCGATCTCGTGCCCTCGGAATACCGTGCGGAATCCATTCTCGATTCGCTCGGCGACGCGGACTTGCGAGAGCGTCGCTTTCTGATCCCGCGGGCTATGGTCGCCCGGGATATCCTTCCGGAAACGCTCCGTGCCAAAGGCGCTTTGGTCGAGGTGGTGCCGGCCTATCGGACCGTCATCCCGAGGGAGCGCGGCCCGGAAATTGCCGAACGCTTCCGGAAGGCCGAAATTCATTGCCTCACCTTCACCTCCTCGTCCACCGTCTCCAATTTCTTCAGTCTCTTTGACCGGGGCGAGATTCTGCCGCTCCTCGAAGGGGTCGCAATCGCCTGCATCGGACCGGTCACCGCGCAGACCGCCGTGAAACACGGCCTGAAAGTCCACATCATGCCCGCCGAATACACCATTCCAGGGCTGGCGAACGCCATTTGCTCGCATTTCGAGGCAAAGAGACCGGAAAAGCCGGTCCCGGGCGAAGACCCGGTTGACTGA
- the hemC gene encoding hydroxymethylbilane synthase has translation MTDRVIRIGTRGSMLALKQSGNVKAAMEALWPGLRVELQVVRTTGDKILDVPLAKVGGKGLFVKEIEDALLARTVDLAVHSMKDVPAILPEGLEIGAIPKREDPRDVIVTRTGKGIADLPMGGRVGTSSLRRASQIRKLRPDIEIANLRGNIETRLRKLTEGAFDAIILAAAGLHRMGWQNRVTSYLDPADFLPAIGQGAIGIELRCDDGEVRELLAPLHDPDTHVAVEAERSLLRTLEGGCQVPIGGHAHLVDGTLTLSGMVASIDGEELFRASRAGSPAQARKIGRDVGMELLDSGARRILEEIYRA, from the coding sequence TTGACTGATCGAGTGATTCGTATAGGAACCCGGGGCAGCATGCTTGCTCTCAAGCAGAGCGGAAACGTCAAGGCCGCCATGGAAGCGCTGTGGCCCGGTCTTCGGGTTGAGTTGCAGGTCGTTAGGACGACCGGCGACAAGATTCTTGATGTACCGTTGGCCAAGGTGGGCGGCAAGGGTTTGTTCGTCAAGGAAATCGAAGATGCGCTCCTGGCGCGCACGGTGGATCTGGCCGTTCACAGCATGAAGGACGTGCCCGCGATCCTGCCCGAGGGGCTCGAAATCGGGGCGATTCCCAAACGCGAGGACCCGCGGGACGTTATCGTGACCCGAACCGGGAAAGGAATCGCGGATTTGCCCATGGGAGGCCGAGTCGGCACCAGCAGCCTGAGGCGGGCTTCCCAAATCCGCAAGCTGCGTCCCGACATCGAGATAGCGAATCTGAGGGGAAACATCGAAACCAGGCTTCGGAAGCTGACGGAAGGGGCATTCGATGCCATCATCCTTGCAGCGGCCGGGTTGCATCGGATGGGATGGCAGAACCGCGTCACCTCCTACCTCGACCCCGCCGATTTTCTGCCCGCCATCGGCCAGGGAGCCATCGGGATCGAGCTCCGCTGCGACGACGGGGAGGTGCGGGAGCTTTTGGCCCCGCTGCACGACCCGGATACCCACGTCGCGGTGGAAGCGGAGCGGAGCCTCCTGAGAACGCTCGAGGGGGGGTGCCAGGTGCCCATCGGAGGACACGCGCATCTCGTCGACGGCACGCTTACGCTCTCCGGCATGGTGGCATCCATCGACGGCGAGGAACTGTTCCGCGCTTCCCGGGCGGGTTCTCCGGCGCAAGCCCGGAAGATTGGCCGCGACGTCGGGATGGAGCTCCTGGATTCCGGCGCCAGGCGTATCCTGGAGGAGATTTACCGCGCCTGA
- a CDS encoding FmdB family zinc ribbon protein, with amino-acid sequence MEGDAAGRAAERKSADERCRSSRSNAGHSCLALGGAVHSSFVTLLEGEMPIFEYQCCKCGEEFETLVFRSDEPVSCPKCDCAEVRKMMSVCGFKSGGDKGAAGSRMGTGASSCAGCAGGSCSTCH; translated from the coding sequence GTGGAGGGGGACGCGGCCGGGCGCGCCGCGGAGCGGAAGTCGGCGGACGAACGTTGCCGAAGCTCCCGCTCCAATGCCGGGCACAGTTGCCTGGCCCTGGGGGGCGCGGTACATTCGTCCTTTGTAACCCTGCTGGAGGGAGAAATGCCCATTTTCGAGTACCAGTGCTGTAAGTGCGGGGAGGAGTTCGAAACCCTGGTGTTCAGGAGCGATGAACCGGTGAGCTGTCCGAAGTGCGACTGTGCCGAGGTCCGGAAGATGATGTCCGTGTGCGGATTCAAGAGCGGGGGAGACAAAGGGGCGGCCGGCAGCCGGATGGGAACGGGCGCGTCATCGTGCGCCGGTTGTGCCGGGGGGTCCTGCAGCACATGCCATTGA